A single genomic interval of bacterium harbors:
- a CDS encoding Rpn family recombination-promoting nuclease/putative transposase yields the protein MEISNPHDSFFKEIFSNKENASNFINSILPRKFL from the coding sequence ATGGAGATATCAAATCCACATGACAGTTTCTTCAAAGAGATATTTTCAAACAAAGAGAATGCCTCTAATTTTATCAACAGCATTTTACCCCGTAAATTTTTATAA